CAAATGAATAGACGTGAATATCCTACACTCACAGAAAGATTTTGTGTTAtcaatcttctaatttttggtgaaaattatgaataaaatttggTGAAGAAATATTGTCTCgctgttattttaaattgtgtctTTGCTTTCTCTGATTAGGTTAAGTACACACTAACTTAATCCCTTAGCCATATGAAGTTGGATTTATACAGTGACATGCTAAGTAACATTTCTCTAGGCAtgatttaaaattctgaaatgggGACAGGACATTTCTCTTGTGCTTTGAGAAGGATTTGATCAGAATGAACAGGAGCCAGGGAAGGAGAGGAGTCAGGACACCCTCGGCACATGAGGGTAATAGGGAGGATCCAGCAGTGATCTGCCCTCCCTCCTGCCAGACAGCTCCAACACACTCAGCTCCTCCCAGACTTTCTCCTCAGGGGCACTGTTTCCCTCTCTTGCTATTATGGCCAGAATGATTATCAGGAGGTCTGTTGTGGGCATGATCTGATTGTCGCCCAGCAGGCCACTGTaggagaggcccaggcaggtgacaAGGATGTACAAGTGGCCGATGGGGACCACTTCCATCACCTCGATGCCAAAGACCAGCTGCAAGTACTCGGAGGCTTTGCTGAAGATTACAAGAAAGAAGtactggcaatttttttttttttttttttgagacggagtcttgcctgtcacccaggctggagtgcagtggtgcaatctcggctcactgtaagctccgcctcccacgttcacgccattctcctgcctcagtctcctgagtagctgggactacaggcaccagccaccacgcccggctaatatgttgtatttttagtagagacggggtttcacagtcttgatctcctgacctcgtgatccacccgcctccgcctcccaaagtgctgggattagaggcgtgagccaccgtgcctggccagtactGGCAATTTCCCATGACACTCTCCAGTATTTCTGCCGTTGTGAACTGCTCCCTGGCTCGATACTTGAGGAGCAGAAAATGAACCAACTCAGTCACCTTCCTACTGAGTGCTGCTTGGAACCCGGTCTCCAGGTCAGGAAAGGCGCTTGGCCCCTCCTCTTCTTGGTTGCTGGAGTCCTCATCGGATTGGCTCCAGAGAGTGTAGTTGATGGCAGTGGGGAGGGTGGAGGCTCCCTGAAGACTCTGGGGAGGACCCGGTGACTCAGTAGCAGGCACCTCCCCTGGGGTGACTTCCACTCCAgtagaagaggaggaggcagtCTCCTGCTCCTCAGTAGCAGGAGCCTGGGCACCCACCAGGCCCAGGGCCTCTCCTCGGGCCTCAAGGCCTTCCTTAGGCTTGCAGTGCTGACTCCTCTGCTCCAGAGGCAGGCTGACTCTGGTCAGGACAGCAGGCAGGAGTGTGGGCAGGAGCTGGACAATGGAGACCCACAGGCCTGGGGAGAGATGGAGTGTGTGAGACCTCAGCTGAGAACTGAACTGAACCTTGGAGGCTCTAACAGGCTTACTTACATATCTTCTCCTTTAGTGCTGCCCCGGGACCTCCAGTCTTCCTTGTCGGCCTGTCACCTGAGAACCTGAAGGAGAAAGTGAGAGGGCACCTCAGGGTACAGCCAGCCAGCACATGCTGAGGATGAAGTACTGACAGTAGTGAGGGTGAGGCCAGGCGCTCTGGAGTCCCATGTGGTCTGGGGCGGGTGGTGCTGTTGGTGTGCATTCTAGGCAAAGCTTCAGTGTTGGCACTGTCTGCACCCCCTCTGCTCTGTGACTTCAAGACACTGCCTCAGACCAAGTCCTCACTGCCTTGTTCCTGGAGCTCCTGATTCCTGGGAGAGGAATCCATGGGCCTTCCGGGTGCAGACTGCCAAGTACAGCCACGAATTCCCAGAATTGTCAGGATGGTTGGCCAGACTCTGTGAGGTCTCCACTCTACTAGGGTGAAGGGTCCCCTCTGTGCTCACTCAGGGCCCTCACCTTTCTCCTTGTAGGGCCTAATCCCACCCTTTTGCTGGCCTGAGAAACTCTCATGTCAAGAACTCACATTCCTGATGTGGTACAGAAGGACAGGAGGGACCAACATCTGGCCATACATGACCAGGTCCTCTCGCAAAGGACAATGAGAGATGTCCAAATTCATTGGAGTCCATGTGTCCTGGGTGATGAGCCTGCATGGTCTTCACCTCCACTCCTCGCAGGGCCTGAGAGCCTCCCTCTACTGACCTGAGTGCATCCCCTTCAGACCAAGGCCTCCCCTTCCCTGACATCAAAGATCCCACAGTAATGGATGGACCTCAGCCGACACCGCTGCCCAGGCTCTCTGAGGGAACAGCAAGGGCAGGACAGATTTCTATAGGGCCCCTGTCTGCATTCTGGCCCAGGAGTACCCTCAATCCTCCCGCAGGCTTCTCACCTGGATGCTTGGCAGATCTCAGGACCACCGCTTCTGTCGACTACATGGGGGCCCCTGTGTTGACCTGACTCATCCTCTGAAGAAAAGGTCCTTACCTCCCTGAGATCTGGAAACAGAAGTGAGGAGGGGCCACGTCCTGTCATCCCCAAGTGGGTTGTCCAGGGCAGACCTCTTTGGTTTTAGGGTGAGGCTTCTGATGGCCTCCTATGGGTTACTCAGCTTTACTCCTGCCAGGGCCTGCCCTTCCTCAACCCCCAAGCCCCTGAAATGAGCAGACAGCTCCTCTTTACACCAACACCTTATGTCCCTGAGGGTTCCCCAACCTCCT
The Piliocolobus tephrosceles isolate RC106 unplaced genomic scaffold, ASM277652v3 unscaffolded_17928, whole genome shotgun sequence genome window above contains:
- the LOC111533864 gene encoding melanoma-associated antigen 12-like, encoding KYRCPDVTPLTCALGVRGQRDSRPEQGLLSVEGSRPRLGGKARFSGDRPTRKTGGPGAALKEKICLWVSIVQLLPTLLPAVLTRVSLPLEQRSQHCKPKEGLEARGEALGLVGAQAPATEEQETASSSSTGVEVTPGEVPATESPGPPQSLQGASTLPTAINYTLWSQSDEDSSNQEEEGPSAFPDLETGFQAALSRKVTELVHFLLLKYRAREQFTTAEILESVIKNCQYFFLVIFSKASEYLQLVFGIEVMEVVPIGHLYILVTCLGLSYSGLLGDNQIMPTTDLLIIILAIIAREGNSAPEEKVWEELSVLEL